One Streptomyces coeruleorubidus DNA segment encodes these proteins:
- a CDS encoding MBL fold metallo-hydrolase gives MSTLSFKVLDLDFPAGSKNKTATLVTGEQEALLVDAGFTRADGHRLAAEILDSGKKLTTVFVSHGDPDFYFGAEVLADAFPDAAFVATPIVIEHIKHSYEGKLKAWAALGPNLRSLPAHLLRAEVAGLAGSLASRTHTASRTAVTPGTPFRPAPAPPSRTRGPSRAVLREGRADLPALRRGAAAGGGCRARRPGACRACEVPQGRPRAPQRRGCRELMVRLWCATGPPVWTTKSPRVSDLGVSHGAGDENRTRALSLGSDGAWKATWLLTCAYVAYRRPCEAGFAPLLIAVVRS, from the coding sequence ATGAGCACCCTCTCCTTCAAGGTCCTCGACCTCGACTTCCCGGCCGGCAGCAAGAACAAGACCGCCACGCTCGTCACCGGTGAGCAGGAGGCGCTGCTGGTCGACGCCGGCTTCACCCGCGCCGACGGTCACCGGCTGGCCGCCGAGATCCTCGACTCGGGCAAGAAGCTGACCACCGTCTTCGTCAGCCACGGCGACCCCGACTTCTACTTCGGCGCCGAGGTCCTCGCCGACGCCTTCCCCGACGCCGCCTTCGTCGCCACCCCGATCGTCATCGAGCACATCAAGCACTCCTACGAGGGCAAGCTCAAGGCGTGGGCGGCCCTCGGCCCGAACCTGCGCTCCCTTCCGGCGCACCTCCTTCGGGCGGAAGTGGCAGGGCTCGCGGGGTCGTTGGCCTCCCGGACGCATACCGCTTCTAGGACCGCGGTCACACCGGGCACACCCTTTCGACCCGCTCCGGCGCCACCCTCAAGGACACGAGGTCCGAGCCGGGCAGTCCTCCGAGAAGGCCGCGCTGATCTACCAGCACTCCGACGAGGAGCGGCAGCGGGAGGTGGCTGCCGGGCTCGACGACCTGGTGCGTGCCGAGCGTGCGAAGTGCCACAAGGACGACCCCGCGCACCACAGCGAAGAGGCTGCCGAGAGCTAATGGTGCGGTTGTGGTGCGCGACCGGCCCACCGGTCTGGACAACAAAGAGCCCCCGGGTCTCTGACCTGGGGGTTTCACATGGAGCGGGTGACGAGAATCGAACTCGCGCTCTCAGCTTGGGAAGCGACGGCGCTTGGAAGGCGACATGGCTGTTGACCTGCGCTTATGTGGCTTACCGGCGGCCCTGTGAGGCAGGGTTCGCACCGCTGTTGATCGCTGTTGTCCGCTCTTAA
- a CDS encoding LacI family DNA-binding transcriptional regulator encodes MAQSSQKINMADVARAAGVSMATASRALNNDYGVSEATRRRVLAVAEELSYVVSPEASRLAGGATGRVAVVVPHISRWFFAALLEGLESVLRAADLDVLLYHVDGIEDRHDFFHRLPARRKVDAVVVLAFPVGEEEQRRLELMGVTIIAAGGQHAPYPNVSIDDETAGRQAMDHLRFLGHRRIAMIAAVDPDQPDEVQPSGRSNAYYAALRDAGIPVDERLVVTVDWGGDQGADAMAKLLSQPEPPTAVYAHSDEVALGAIRTLRRAGLRIPDDISVIGIDDHPVAELTDLTTVRQPVREQGERAGRMLLDILRGEETEHDVVVPTQLVIRGSTAPPRG; translated from the coding sequence ATGGCGCAGAGCTCCCAGAAGATCAACATGGCCGACGTGGCCCGTGCCGCCGGCGTCTCGATGGCCACCGCCTCACGCGCGCTCAACAACGACTACGGCGTATCCGAGGCCACCCGCCGCCGCGTCCTCGCGGTCGCCGAGGAGCTCTCCTACGTCGTCTCCCCCGAGGCGTCCCGCCTGGCCGGCGGCGCCACCGGCCGGGTCGCGGTGGTCGTACCGCACATCTCCCGCTGGTTCTTCGCGGCGCTGCTGGAGGGACTGGAGTCCGTACTGCGCGCGGCCGACCTGGACGTGCTGCTCTACCACGTCGACGGCATCGAGGACCGCCACGACTTCTTCCATCGCCTGCCCGCCCGCCGCAAGGTCGACGCCGTCGTGGTCCTGGCCTTCCCGGTCGGTGAGGAGGAGCAGCGCCGCCTGGAGCTGATGGGTGTCACGATCATCGCCGCGGGCGGCCAGCACGCGCCCTACCCGAACGTCTCCATCGACGACGAGACCGCCGGCCGCCAGGCCATGGACCATTTGCGCTTCCTGGGCCACCGCCGCATCGCGATGATCGCGGCAGTCGACCCGGACCAGCCGGACGAGGTCCAGCCGTCGGGCCGCTCGAACGCGTACTACGCCGCTCTGCGCGACGCCGGCATCCCGGTCGACGAGCGGCTCGTCGTCACCGTCGACTGGGGCGGCGACCAAGGCGCCGACGCCATGGCCAAACTCCTCAGCCAGCCCGAGCCGCCCACCGCCGTATACGCCCACTCCGACGAGGTCGCCCTCGGCGCAATCCGCACACTCCGCCGGGCCGGACTGCGCATCCCCGACGACATCTCCGTCATCGGCATCGACGACCACCCGGTCGCCGAGCTGACCGACCTGACCACGGTGCGGCAACCGGTACGGGAGCAGGGAGAGCGTGCCGGGCGGATGCTCCTGGACATCCTGCGCGGCGAGGAGACAGAACACGACGTCGTCGTACCGACACAGCTGGTGATCAGGGGTAGTACGGCGCCGCCGCGCGGGTAA
- a CDS encoding extracellular solute-binding protein, translating into MPEQHPTSPVRTADRRLRAPLASVAAVSALVTLAACSAPGSGSGSDSGAAANPTPTAVNTAVADTPAELTLFSAAGLQTYQQGLADAFMAKYPKIKVKLRVEADNNYNTVLPRLLASDSTPDLVQPYDLLGGVKDNLLTNLDAYDKAYGWSSTAPASALAPGRVSNGAVGGGPLYQAGGAAGPLVGVFYNKELAAKVGMNTVPGSITELEAVMAKAKKSGITPIVASNQDGLIGHLYNLLLGDYMGAEKLSDIVYHQPGATLDTPEAVKATETLQKWIKAGYFASDVNALNQEASYGKFTGGKGLFFFQGSWITQTLDKNFKGKYGVFPMPPATQDGPYAGMTSNTLAFSIAARSKNKDAAALFLDFLTTPEAAKVAVDNGYAALTDGTAAPGKPSLSGTLTEQIQAGYAAIAADNGFDSWLQNAAPALNTKLTQQLQLLVSGKVEPAAMVETLQTTYADALKNS; encoded by the coding sequence ATGCCCGAGCAGCACCCCACCTCCCCCGTCAGAACCGCCGACCGACGCCTGCGTGCCCCGCTGGCGTCCGTCGCCGCGGTGTCCGCGCTGGTGACGCTGGCCGCGTGCAGTGCTCCCGGCTCCGGCTCCGGCTCGGACTCCGGCGCGGCGGCGAACCCGACGCCGACCGCCGTCAACACCGCTGTCGCCGACACCCCGGCGGAGTTGACCCTGTTCTCCGCGGCCGGCCTGCAGACGTACCAGCAGGGCCTGGCGGACGCCTTCATGGCCAAGTACCCGAAGATCAAGGTGAAGCTGCGGGTGGAGGCGGACAACAACTACAACACCGTCCTACCGAGGCTGCTGGCCTCCGACTCCACGCCCGACCTCGTCCAGCCCTACGACCTCCTCGGCGGCGTCAAGGACAACCTGCTCACCAACCTCGACGCCTACGACAAGGCGTACGGCTGGAGCTCGACGGCGCCGGCTTCCGCGCTCGCGCCCGGACGGGTGTCGAACGGCGCGGTCGGTGGCGGTCCGCTGTATCAGGCGGGCGGTGCGGCGGGCCCGCTGGTCGGCGTCTTCTACAACAAGGAGCTGGCCGCCAAGGTCGGCATGAACACCGTGCCCGGCTCCATCACCGAACTCGAAGCCGTCATGGCGAAGGCGAAGAAGTCCGGCATCACTCCGATCGTCGCCTCCAACCAGGACGGCCTGATCGGCCACCTCTACAACCTGCTGCTGGGCGACTACATGGGCGCCGAGAAGCTCAGCGACATCGTGTACCACCAGCCGGGCGCCACCCTGGACACCCCGGAAGCGGTCAAGGCCACCGAGACACTGCAGAAGTGGATCAAGGCCGGTTACTTCGCCTCCGACGTCAACGCCCTCAACCAGGAGGCGTCGTACGGCAAGTTCACCGGCGGCAAGGGCCTGTTCTTCTTCCAGGGCAGCTGGATCACGCAGACCCTCGACAAGAACTTCAAGGGCAAGTACGGCGTCTTCCCGATGCCGCCGGCCACGCAGGACGGCCCGTACGCGGGCATGACCAGCAACACCCTCGCCTTCTCCATCGCCGCCCGCTCCAAGAACAAGGACGCCGCCGCCCTGTTCCTGGACTTCCTCACCACCCCCGAGGCCGCGAAGGTCGCCGTCGACAACGGCTACGCCGCCCTGACCGACGGTACGGCCGCCCCGGGCAAGCCGTCGCTGTCCGGCACGCTGACCGAGCAGATCCAGGCCGGCTACGCCGCGATTGCCGCCGACAACGGCTTCGACAGCTGGCTGCAGAACGCCGCCCCGGCCCTCAACACCAAGCTGACCCAGCAGCTCCAGCTGCTGGTCTCCGGCAAGGTCGAGCCCGCCGCGATGGTCGAGACCCTCCAGACCACCTACGCCGACGCACTGAAGAACAGCTGA
- a CDS encoding carbohydrate ABC transporter permease: protein MRSTKSPVGVTAARSRHRLRARRWAGWLFALPALAFYGVFNFYPVLLSIQYSFYDWDGVGASTWVGLRNYTEVFTDNEQFSSLLHAFYLILFFTILPVTIALITASVLRQLQGRFTGALARTLLFLPQIIPGAAAGVAWTWMYSDNGVVNQLLRAIGLDGVTRAWLADYTWALTAVGFIGTWLSTGLCTMLLLAGIGKIDNSLYEAARIDGAGPIRQFLAVTLPGLRNEIGVCVTITIIAALASFDVVYLATQGGPGTQTMVPGVAVYRLAFNDARLGAASALAVVLALVVIAVVVPLQRLFREK from the coding sequence ATGCGATCCACCAAGTCGCCCGTCGGCGTCACCGCCGCCCGGAGCCGCCACCGGCTCCGGGCCCGGCGGTGGGCCGGCTGGCTCTTCGCCCTCCCCGCCCTCGCCTTCTACGGCGTCTTCAACTTCTACCCGGTCCTGCTGTCGATCCAGTACTCCTTCTACGACTGGGACGGCGTCGGCGCCTCCACCTGGGTGGGCCTGAGGAACTACACCGAGGTCTTCACGGACAACGAGCAGTTCTCCTCCCTGCTCCACGCCTTCTACCTGATCCTCTTCTTCACCATCCTGCCGGTGACCATCGCCCTGATCACCGCCTCCGTACTGAGGCAGCTGCAAGGCCGCTTCACCGGCGCCCTGGCCCGCACGCTCCTCTTCCTGCCGCAGATCATCCCCGGAGCCGCCGCGGGCGTCGCCTGGACCTGGATGTACTCCGACAACGGCGTGGTCAACCAGCTCCTGCGCGCCATCGGCCTCGACGGCGTCACCCGCGCTTGGCTCGCCGACTACACCTGGGCCCTGACCGCGGTCGGCTTCATCGGCACCTGGCTGTCCACCGGTCTGTGCACGATGCTGCTCCTGGCCGGCATCGGAAAGATCGACAACAGCCTGTACGAGGCGGCCCGCATCGACGGCGCCGGTCCCATCCGCCAGTTCCTGGCCGTCACCCTGCCCGGTCTGCGCAACGAGATCGGGGTCTGCGTCACCATCACGATCATCGCCGCGCTCGCCAGCTTCGACGTCGTCTATCTCGCCACCCAGGGCGGCCCCGGCACCCAGACCATGGTCCCCGGCGTCGCCGTCTACCGTCTGGCCTTCAACGACGCCCGCCTCGGCGCGGCCTCCGCGCTCGCCGTCGTCCTCGCCCTGGTCGTGATCGCAGTCGTCGTCCCGCTCCAGCGCCTGTTCCGGGAGAAGTAG
- a CDS encoding carbohydrate ABC transporter permease encodes MPERTQTARALRRRTPGLILITAAALYSVVPLLSMVSAALAPQGTFPSGLSWPSDPHWHNFVDAWNVANITTLLKSSMLIVLGVVPVAVLIATMAAYAIAVLEIPLGGVFYTVLVLTLTLPYEIVIVPLYEQTRAMGLLGTQWALILPLIGMNMPFAVFWMRAHFAGVPKELSEAAGMDGAGPWRALFHIHLPLARPAIASLALLMFLSTWNQFLLALVLIDDPNKRTMAGALQAFTTKYSTDQVLLNAGALLIMAPTILVFLVLQRHFVKALLQGSIKG; translated from the coding sequence ATGCCCGAACGCACGCAGACCGCACGCGCACTTCGCCGTCGCACTCCCGGACTCATCCTCATCACGGCCGCCGCGCTCTACTCCGTCGTCCCGCTCCTGAGCATGGTCAGCGCGGCCCTCGCGCCCCAGGGCACGTTTCCCTCCGGACTGAGCTGGCCGTCCGACCCGCACTGGCACAACTTCGTCGACGCCTGGAACGTCGCCAACATCACGACGCTGCTGAAGTCCAGCATGCTCATCGTGCTCGGCGTCGTCCCCGTCGCGGTCCTGATCGCGACGATGGCCGCGTACGCGATCGCCGTACTGGAGATCCCGCTGGGCGGCGTCTTCTACACGGTCCTCGTCCTGACGCTGACCCTGCCGTACGAGATTGTGATCGTCCCGCTCTACGAACAGACCAGAGCCATGGGCCTGTTGGGCACCCAGTGGGCGCTGATCCTCCCGCTCATCGGGATGAACATGCCGTTCGCGGTGTTCTGGATGAGGGCGCACTTCGCAGGAGTACCGAAGGAGTTGTCCGAGGCGGCGGGCATGGACGGCGCTGGCCCCTGGCGCGCGCTGTTCCACATCCACCTGCCGCTCGCCCGCCCCGCGATCGCCTCCCTCGCCCTGCTGATGTTCCTGTCCACCTGGAACCAGTTCCTGCTCGCCCTGGTGCTCATCGACGACCCCAACAAGCGCACCATGGCCGGCGCCCTGCAGGCGTTCACCACCAAATACAGCACCGACCAGGTCCTGCTGAACGCCGGTGCCCTTCTCATCATGGCCCCCACGATCCTCGTGTTCCTTGTCCTGCAACGCCACTTCGTCAAGGCGCTGCTCCAGGGCTCGATCAAGGGCTGA